A stretch of Hominilimicola fabiformis DNA encodes these proteins:
- a CDS encoding DUF3991 domain-containing protein, producing MADYVSKDMINKAMQVDLLEYAKSLGMEFETRGRNNTFYQKGHSLNITRSKNMYYRFSTGKGGNVINFAMEQNGWTFQQAVRSLCGEEIQKSVPKQTYIPAKQIPEHKEKMILPKANSDARRAFAYLVKTRHIDSQIVTQLMREHKIYENDKHSCVFVGFDKNGQAGYASVRSTYTMGNSYRGDVKNSDKRHCFTLNGKSDSVYVFEAPIDAMSHATLTKVSGWDWQEDWRIALGGVSDLGLQQFLSLHPEIKNIHFATDNDEQGKKVLENEYNTDGTIKKVGYMQKYKDKGYEVFREEPAHKDFNEDLCAFMEEQTPIQEDMSL from the coding sequence ATGGCGGACTATGTTTCAAAAGATATGATAAATAAGGCTATGCAAGTTGATTTACTTGAGTATGCAAAAAGCTTGGGTATGGAATTTGAAACAAGAGGTAGAAACAATACTTTTTATCAAAAAGGACATAGCTTAAATATAACTCGATCAAAAAATATGTATTACCGCTTTTCAACCGGAAAAGGCGGTAATGTAATCAACTTTGCGATGGAACAGAACGGCTGGACATTTCAGCAAGCGGTAAGGTCCTTGTGCGGTGAAGAAATTCAAAAATCAGTGCCGAAGCAAACATATATTCCGGCAAAGCAAATACCGGAGCATAAAGAAAAAATGATACTGCCGAAAGCAAACTCTGACGCACGCAGAGCATTTGCATATCTTGTAAAAACACGTCATATTGATAGTCAAATTGTAACACAGTTAATGCGAGAACATAAGATTTATGAAAATGACAAACATAGTTGTGTATTTGTTGGGTTTGATAAAAACGGACAGGCGGGATATGCGTCTGTCCGTTCTACATATACAATGGGGAATTCATATAGAGGCGATGTAAAAAACAGTGACAAGCGTCATTGCTTTACGTTAAACGGAAAATCCGACAGTGTATATGTTTTCGAGGCACCGATAGATGCAATGTCACACGCAACTTTAACAAAAGTAAGCGGGTGGGATTGGCAAGAAGATTGGCGAATTGCATTGGGAGGTGTAAGTGATTTGGGTTTGCAACAATTTCTTTCACTTCACCCTGAAATAAAAAACATTCATTTTGCAACAGACAATGATGAGCAAGGCAAAAAAGTGTTGGAAAATGAATATAACACCGACGGAACAATAAAAAAAGTCGGTTATATGCAAAAATACAAAGATAAGGGTTATGAAGTTTTTCGTGAAGAACCGGCACATAAAGATTTTAATGAGGATTTATGTGCATTTATGGAAGAGCAAACACCCATACAGGAGGATATGAGTTTATGA